acacacacatgtctATGGTAATACACACGCAATCATCTCCTGGCAGAGGTATTGTGATCTCTGTATTAAAAGAGTGCCTGTCCCATTTGCtttattaatttaatcattATGGAATGAAGTAGGGGTTGGCAGAacttcttattaaaaaaaataaataaggataTGAAAATAAAGGCAGTGTATTTAGCAATAGGGGAAGTATCTTGTTAAATTTAAccaattatattacattaagGAATAGGGATTATGCAGAAACGTTATATTGTAGCaatgtttgaaaagtggttTTTTGCCCTTTGCAACTATAGACGGGTTTAATAACAGGtacattctattggttgctagggttttttccatttttgcaccaggatcactttttatacattattcCCCTATGTGTTATACTTACAGAATACAGGAGTTTAGAGGTTGTGTTTGTGGAATAGGGCCATTGATTACTGTGAAGTTGTTgagcttttgttgtttttctcgCAATGTGATATCTGTGCCAGACTAAAGTaatcaaaatgaagaaaaaagttatAACTTTTTGTTCGAGAAATTTGTATGATCATATTTCCCATTTCGTTACATTATTGTTCCCCTTTGGCAGCATTTGTAAGGGTAGACTAAGGAGAAGGGAGATCAGTCCGGCAAACCAATTAGACATACACATTGTGACATTTTGGTTTAAATCTCAATCTGAATTCAAAATCTGCTGCTTTCCTGaaatgccactcttcccctTTTAGCGCAAATATTTCCAGGTAGGTATAATCTATTTTAAATTGCTgttattcattattgttattcatTAGTTCGTGCTGAACAACATACAATATGTACATGCAAATTAGATGAACTTTAATGGTCATTATCATACCTTTAAGAACACCACACGTGGTGGCTAGTATTAATATGCACGAAGCAGTGATTATCATCCACCTATAGCTTCTTATTTCCACAGTGTCATCTAAAATCAAAATTGTAAACATGAGGAGTGCAACAACAGTATACAGACTGTGACATAAGGCATAACAACATGTTCAGAAAGTATGCAAGACTTTTAagtcaaatatattaaaatgtgaataaattatACAAAGGATCTAGTCAGTTTACAgtgcataaaatatatgaaggGAAAGTAAGGGGAATGAGCAATTGCTGGTAACTGTTCCTGTGTATGACTTTGGCTACCCTACTTCTTTGATTTGGGGCTGGTGTTCCTGGTGGACCCTCAAAGTTCGGGAGCTGttgtaagttttatcctgtaatccatgaaccattttagtagcccttctctgaactttctccaacatatatatatccttctggagatccggtctccagtactgtacacaatactccaagtgaggtctcaccagtgatctgtacaacggcatgagcacttccctctttctactgctaatacctctcgctatacaaccaagcattctgctagcattacctgcaaatgcaaaattattttgcatttatccacattaaatgccagttgccatttttccagtttacctaaatcatttgccatttggtttctccctccaggaacatctaccctgtcatcagcaaaaagacataccttaccatcaagaccCCATTTGGAACACACTAGTCCTATTGACATACTTCCGGCTTTCAGAAGATTGACAGGGCACAAGAAAAATTACacaagtctcattttctaactccaatagAAAAAGATTGCACACACCAGTTTGTGGGAGGCAAAGTCTTTGCAATATGGACTCTATTACAGTTAAATAATGGAGACCAGACTGCAAGTACTGGGTCATTTTTGTAAGTGTTCTTTCATATAAACCTATGATGAAGTGGTATTGTCTACGCAATAATATTGCTTCTTTCAGAAGTTACTTGGTgagaattaataattatttgtatgaaaaattaaaagaagaaaaaaatgaatgcaccTGGGATGGTGAAAGTCAAAGATGTAGTGTTTATAATATCCTTATTCCAGAAGCTGCAGGTGAGTGTTCTATTAGCTACAGAGGAAATCCTGATTATACTTGTGACGTTGAACATTTCTTCAGCAGTCTTGACAGAGCTGGTGTTCACCACCATACTTAGATTGTCCCTTGCGTTTAGCCAGGTGACCTCCGCTTCCGGATACCCTACTGACTGACAAGCTATTTCTTTCATTCTCTGTCCTGTTGCAGTGACAATGTCAGCAACCTTTACATTGATTTTCTTGTAGGGAGCTAAATCACAGGAtggaaaagaaatgaaaacacaTTAATGTATGCACTCTCATGTTTTAGCAATGTTAACACACAGTTCATCCATTTGAAAACTATGATTATATGCAGTAGGTTTTCAAGGAAACGGtatgaaaaatattaacattcacAACATTAGTTATGGCCCAAGAGAAGATGTAGTCGAAGGACCAAGGTTCAAGGAGTAAGATGTAGAGTAACATAAGATTTAAAGGCTTCAGAAGACTCTTTTTCAGGTGTAATGGAAATACATATCAATGAACCATACAAAAGTGGGTGCCATTACCTTGCACTTCCAGATTCAAACTTTTGTAGTCCGATCCTTGGTAAGATACCATGCAGACATACTGCCCAGCATCTCTTAGCGTAACATTGTTGATCTGGATAACGGCATGTCCCTTGGGCAGCTCATCCTTTAAAATCTTAACCCGTCCCTTGAAGTCTTTGTGCTGCGATGAGAGTATGTCCATGCCTTGAAGAAGCTTGACCACTTCATATGTGCCTCCCTTTTCTCTGCTATGTTCCCAGTACACAGTTAGATCTTCCACTTTCACTCCATCACCCACATGAAAATTGCATCCCATTCTGATGTTGGTCCCGTACTCTGCTGTGTAATGTGTTTTCGTAGCCTGAACTGTAAATAGAGCTGTGACAGAGAATCCTTATTAGACAGGAAAGTTAATACCTTAGCATAACTGACAttaaataattgcaaaataCATGCCGTATAATTTTgatgctcatatttaccaagatgATCACCATGCCATAATATCTGAGCACCAGACATTTGACATTTTCTTATT
The DNA window shown above is from Spea bombifrons isolate aSpeBom1 chromosome 1, aSpeBom1.2.pri, whole genome shotgun sequence and carries:
- the LOC128501959 gene encoding programmed cell death 1 ligand 1-like, with protein sequence MDIHRSLMVTLLFWSQCDVLTGFSVTALFTVQATKTHYTAEYGTNIRMGCNFHVGDGVKVEDLTVYWEHSREKGGTYEVVKLLQGMDILSSQHKDFKGRVKILKDELPKGHAVIQINNVTLRDAGQYVCMVSYQGSDYKSLNLEVQAPYKKINVKVADIVTATGQRMKEIACQSVGYPEAEVTWLNARDNLSMVVNTSSVKTAEEMFNVTSIIRISSVANRTLTCSFWNKDIINTTSLTFTIPDDTVEIRSYRWMIITASCILILATTCGVLKVWHRYHIARKTTKAQQLHSNQWPYSTNTTSKLLYSTSAETSEVAEL